TATAGCTACAGAACTGGAATTTCTTTCGTGTTTAATTGTTGGAGAAAAATCATCTCAAGCTGAGCATTCTTTCCAATATATGACAGACTTTGTACATTTCTGTGCCTTGACAGTATCCTTTCTTACAAAAAGCAATGATCACTACTCGGTACAAGTACACATCTATTGCAAAGCCTTGTCCAAGAATCCACCCAATCAAAGTATGCAACTCGCCAAACTTACCACCAACAATGAGACCTCGTACAATACTTGTAACTACAGACGGAGAGAAACCATCCTCTAGTGATCGGTAGAAACAGCTAAGAGCAGCCAAGAATTTCTCCTCTCTACATAGACAATCAATCACAAGAATGTAGGTGGTTTCATTGGGGGCAATGCCCTCTTCAATCATGTCATGAAGCAAGAGGTAGACCTCGTTAGATTTCCCCAACAAACTGAGATGACGGATCAATGTATTGTATGTGATAACACTGGCAACAAACCCTTCACTCCCCATCAAGCAAAGTGCATTGTGAAGCTTCCCAAGTTTACAGAGGCTGTGGACTACGATGTTGAAAGTCCAGCTATTTGGAGCTATGCCCTTCTTCGACATGTCAGTGAACAGCTTGACAACAGCCAACCATTTCCGCTCATCACAAAGCCTCCTCATCACGGTGTTATAGTTGACAACACTGGCATCCCATCCAATGTCTGCACTGCACTCCAAAAGCCATTTCGCAGCCCACGCACTTGAGGTGCGACAAACGCCATCAAGAAGGATATTCAGAGTAACCTCATTAGGATGCAGCCCCTTGGATAGCATCCTATCGACCAATGCAAAGCTCTTATCTAACCTACCAGATCTGCATAGCCCGTCCATGTAAGTGCTGTATGTGATTGTATCCGGCGTCCACCCTTTTGAGCTGCTCTCCTCAAGAAGCACCTCTACTTCCTCAAAAGCTCCGACCTTGCAAAGAGCTTTAATCAAGACATTGTAAGTAGCCGTGCTTGGAGCACATCCAGCAGCAATCATCGAGTCCAACAGCTTCTTGGCCTCATGAATCATCCCAGTAGCGCTGTACGCGTGCATGATAGGTGTATATGTGTGCGCATTCGGGTGGCATCCTTCCTCCAGCATCAAGTCCAGCACGCCCAGAGCTTCGGCCACCCGCCCGGCACTGCACAGCCCACATATCAGAGTCGAGTAAGTGACAACATCTGGGGCCACACCATTCTCCGTCATCCACCCGACGACCTCGTACGCGGCGTCGAACCGCCCCAGGTGGCAGGCGTACACCCCGACCAGGACCGTGCATGCCACCGTGTCGGGCGTGACACCGTCCAAGGCCATTGCTTCTAGCACGGCGAGAGCGGCCTTTGGGCGGGAGGCAGCTGAGAGAGCTGCCGCGACTGTGGTGAAGCAGGCGGCGTCAGGGCGGCGCTGGAGGACGCtgcgcatttcgtcgagcaggtggaGGGCGcggtcggcgccggcgccggccccgcCAGCAGCATCCAACGCGGCATGCGCGGACATGAGGCGGTTGTAGTCGTAGGGGTGCGGGGACTGCGGCCGGGACGGGAGAGGCAAGGGCGCCGGCTGGTCGGAGAGCTCCTTGGCGAGGGCAGCGAAGCGCAGGAGGAAGTGGTGGTCTCGAAGGTGAGCGGAGGAGAGGGAGCGAATGAGGCGGAGGCGGGGAATGTGACGAGTGAGGTAGGGCATAAAGTGGTgggaatggcggcggcggcggcggcgacatctgAGAGCCTGAGAGAGGCGGCGGCGGGTTGCAGACTCGCAGCCCAGAGCGGAGCGCGCGCCGTTCCTTGTGCAACGGGCGCGTGGGAAGTGTAACGTGAGACAGAAGAACGGATTCGGGGTGAGCAATGGGCCGAACTTCTTTCAGAAATGATAGGCCTCATTGACTCTTATATGAAATTTTACTTCTTGTAATTTTGTTTTCGAACCTCGAGCTTCAAATACTGAAGCTCATAGGTTAGCTAGGTCAGGTACTTCTTACCTTACGGACGCCATATTTGGTTGGGCACGTCGAGTGACCCAATCGCTTTTCCGTAAACATTGGTATGGATCAATAAAGAACTAGTTTTCTTGCTAAAAAAGACTCTTATATGAATCAAAAAAGGAAGAACATACTTCCCTCGGGTTTTTATCCGCATATAAGATTTGCCTAAAATCAACTTCGTAAATTTTATTAAATTTATATTAAATGATATTAACATTTACAAATAAAAATATATGatttgaaaattaatttcatgatgcatctaatggTATTAATTTATGTTGTGGAGATTGGTTTTTTATTTTGTAATCTTAGTCAAATTTTACTATGTTTGACTTAAGACGGAACTtatatatgcaaagtaaaaaagaaatgaGGGGGTACATTTACAATATCATGACCACTCGATTCTTGCAAAATGTTTGTCCATTCATCATCGATATACTCcccccgtcccaaaataagtgcctTATAACCTTACTATAATTTTGTattaaaattagtacaaagttgagacacttattttgggacggtggGAGTAGTAATGTGTGCAACACTGTGATTAGCCTTTTGTGGT
This DNA window, taken from Triticum aestivum cultivar Chinese Spring chromosome 1D, IWGSC CS RefSeq v2.1, whole genome shotgun sequence, encodes the following:
- the LOC123181915 gene encoding pentatricopeptide repeat-containing protein At3g22470, mitochondrial, encoding MPYLTRHIPRLRLIRSLSSAHLRDHHFLLRFAALAKELSDQPAPLPLPSRPQSPHPYDYNRLMSAHAALDAAGGAGAGADRALHLLDEMRSVLQRRPDAACFTTVAAALSAASRPKAALAVLEAMALDGVTPDTVACTVLVGVYACHLGRFDAAYEVVGWMTENGVAPDVVTYSTLICGLCSAGRVAEALGVLDLMLEEGCHPNAHTYTPIMHAYSATGMIHEAKKLLDSMIAAGCAPSTATYNVLIKALCKVGAFEEVEVLLEESSSKGWTPDTITYSTYMDGLCRSGRLDKSFALVDRMLSKGLHPNEVTLNILLDGVCRTSSAWAAKWLLECSADIGWDASVVNYNTVMRRLCDERKWLAVVKLFTDMSKKGIAPNSWTFNIVVHSLCKLGKLHNALCLMGSEGFVASVITYNTLIRHLSLLGKSNEVYLLLHDMIEEGIAPNETTYILVIDCLCREEKFLAALSCFYRSLEDGFSPSVVTSIVRGLIVGGKFGELHTLIGWILGQGFAIDVYLYRVVIIAFCKKGYCQGTEMYKVCHILERMLSLR